In one Magallana gigas chromosome 7, xbMagGiga1.1, whole genome shotgun sequence genomic region, the following are encoded:
- the LOC105334040 gene encoding uncharacterized protein isoform X3: MVPSRNATQICSSEQTTQPNITQKDSEIEAVLYIVVTLLFYSLGIIIGIILYLKREKQEIEEDKWYDEFLSYAEDPNTALRYSRVQQVVARLNYLEQQKLKRERAPTDKKLSIMENRRTTCENLTIVESEKADERQNVCDQQCCVVDECGEMADSNVFQQDGESISAVVAKLIDPEKDKYLLEDSFEDNIKKGIPSSCSMQSIKDYEEEPRRSERSSVSSANEETLIGEEKTKLLTEGDNVFDDSCTDQQQKKIKGCIVTNV, from the coding sequence ATGGTCCCCTCTCGAAATGCGACTCAGATATGTAGCAGTGAACAGACAACGCAGCCCAATATAACTCAGAAGGACTCAGAAATCGAAGCGGTGCTCTATATCGTTGTAACATTGTTATTTTACTCGCTGGGAATAATCATCGGCATTATTTTGTATCTGAAGAGAGAGAAGCAAGAGATTGAGGAGGATAAATGGTATGACGAGTTTTTATCATACGCTGAGGACCCAAATACGGCTTTACGGTATTCAAGGGTTCAGCAAGTTGTGGCTAGGCTTAATTACTTGGAACAGCAGAAACTGAAGAGGGAGAGAGCACCAACagacaaaaaattatcaataatggAAAACAGACGGACGACGTGTGAAAATTTAACGATTGTGGAAAGTGAAAAAGCAGACGAGAGGCAAAATGTGTGTGACCAACAATGTTGTGTAGTGGACGAATGTGGAGAAATGGCGGATTCCAATGTATTTCAGCAAGACGGAGAGTCGATCTCGGCCGTTGTTGCCAAACTTATAGATCCCGAAAAAGATAAGTATCTACTCGAGGATTCCTTTGAAGACAATATTAAAAAAGGCATTCCATCGTCCTGTTCTATGCAGTCTATCAAGGATTACGAAGAGGAGCCGAGACGTAGCGAGCGTTCTTCTGTGTCGTCTGCCAACGAAGAAACTTTGATTGGAGAAGAAAAGACTAAGTTGCTAACAGAAGGCGACAATGTATTTGATGATTCCTGCACAGATCAACAACAGAAGAAAATCAAAGGATGTATAGTCACAAATGTTTAG
- the LOC105334040 gene encoding uncharacterized protein isoform X2: protein MILGECSFRQLIKMVPSRNATQICSSEQTTQPNITQKDSEIEAVLYIVVTLLFYSLGIIIGIILYLKREKQEIEEDKWYDEFLSYAEDPNTALRYSRVQQVVARLNYLEQQKLKRERAPTDKKLSIMENRRTTCENLTIVESEKADERQNVCDQQCCVVDECGEMADSNVFQQDGESISAVVAKLIDPEKDKYLLEDSFEDNIKKGIPSSCSMQSIKDYEEEPRRSERSSVSSANEETLIGEEKTKLLTEGDNVFDDSCTDQQQKKIKGCIVTNV, encoded by the exons ATGAT CCTGGGAGAATGCTCTTTCCGCCAGCTAATTAAGATGGTCCCCTCTCGAAATGCGACTCAGATATGTAGCAGTGAACAGACAACGCAGCCCAATATAACTCAGAAGGACTCAGAAATCGAAGCGGTGCTCTATATCGTTGTAACATTGTTATTTTACTCGCTGGGAATAATCATCGGCATTATTTTGTATCTGAAGAGAGAGAAGCAAGAGATTGAGGAGGATAAATGGTATGACGAGTTTTTATCATACGCTGAGGACCCAAATACGGCTTTACGGTATTCAAGGGTTCAGCAAGTTGTGGCTAGGCTTAATTACTTGGAACAGCAGAAACTGAAGAGGGAGAGAGCACCAACagacaaaaaattatcaataatggAAAACAGACGGACGACGTGTGAAAATTTAACGATTGTGGAAAGTGAAAAAGCAGACGAGAGGCAAAATGTGTGTGACCAACAATGTTGTGTAGTGGACGAATGTGGAGAAATGGCGGATTCCAATGTATTTCAGCAAGACGGAGAGTCGATCTCGGCCGTTGTTGCCAAACTTATAGATCCCGAAAAAGATAAGTATCTACTCGAGGATTCCTTTGAAGACAATATTAAAAAAGGCATTCCATCGTCCTGTTCTATGCAGTCTATCAAGGATTACGAAGAGGAGCCGAGACGTAGCGAGCGTTCTTCTGTGTCGTCTGCCAACGAAGAAACTTTGATTGGAGAAGAAAAGACTAAGTTGCTAACAGAAGGCGACAATGTATTTGATGATTCCTGCACAGATCAACAACAGAAGAAAATCAAAGGATGTATAGTCACAAATGTTTAG
- the LOC105334040 gene encoding uncharacterized protein isoform X1 encodes MKVFMHLGECSFRQLIKMVPSRNATQICSSEQTTQPNITQKDSEIEAVLYIVVTLLFYSLGIIIGIILYLKREKQEIEEDKWYDEFLSYAEDPNTALRYSRVQQVVARLNYLEQQKLKRERAPTDKKLSIMENRRTTCENLTIVESEKADERQNVCDQQCCVVDECGEMADSNVFQQDGESISAVVAKLIDPEKDKYLLEDSFEDNIKKGIPSSCSMQSIKDYEEEPRRSERSSVSSANEETLIGEEKTKLLTEGDNVFDDSCTDQQQKKIKGCIVTNV; translated from the exons ATGAAGGTTTTCATGCA CCTGGGAGAATGCTCTTTCCGCCAGCTAATTAAGATGGTCCCCTCTCGAAATGCGACTCAGATATGTAGCAGTGAACAGACAACGCAGCCCAATATAACTCAGAAGGACTCAGAAATCGAAGCGGTGCTCTATATCGTTGTAACATTGTTATTTTACTCGCTGGGAATAATCATCGGCATTATTTTGTATCTGAAGAGAGAGAAGCAAGAGATTGAGGAGGATAAATGGTATGACGAGTTTTTATCATACGCTGAGGACCCAAATACGGCTTTACGGTATTCAAGGGTTCAGCAAGTTGTGGCTAGGCTTAATTACTTGGAACAGCAGAAACTGAAGAGGGAGAGAGCACCAACagacaaaaaattatcaataatggAAAACAGACGGACGACGTGTGAAAATTTAACGATTGTGGAAAGTGAAAAAGCAGACGAGAGGCAAAATGTGTGTGACCAACAATGTTGTGTAGTGGACGAATGTGGAGAAATGGCGGATTCCAATGTATTTCAGCAAGACGGAGAGTCGATCTCGGCCGTTGTTGCCAAACTTATAGATCCCGAAAAAGATAAGTATCTACTCGAGGATTCCTTTGAAGACAATATTAAAAAAGGCATTCCATCGTCCTGTTCTATGCAGTCTATCAAGGATTACGAAGAGGAGCCGAGACGTAGCGAGCGTTCTTCTGTGTCGTCTGCCAACGAAGAAACTTTGATTGGAGAAGAAAAGACTAAGTTGCTAACAGAAGGCGACAATGTATTTGATGATTCCTGCACAGATCAACAACAGAAGAAAATCAAAGGATGTATAGTCACAAATGTTTAG
- the LOC117684639 gene encoding uncharacterized protein, with the protein MHATIFNSVKYGITLLVTTAEILHYCNSQKCCTVDEWTADMFLDYGLVFIDDKKESPKTAYSYINGTVKVTYDYTNRRTYLKLHGAEVSPLLPVPSVHYDTTIINDYKKGIQYNIGPDGSCMKSTINNMTKQCIPDNAELTSEGSLVMDWNIVQNFRYTITDDITTDVDATISRLRHHHLVTPYTWCTLLAA; encoded by the exons ATGCATGCAACTATATTTAACTCAGTTAAATATGG TATCACGCTATTGGTAACCACAGCAGAAATTCTACATTATTGTAACTCTCAGAAATGTTGCACTGTCGATGAATGGACGGCCGACATGTTTCTCGACTATGGATTGGTGTTTATTGATGACAAAAAAGAATCTCCCAAAACAGCTTACTCTTACATCAATGGAACAGTTAAAGTAACGTACGACTATACCAACCGGAGGACCTACCTCAAGCTTCACGGAGCAGAAGTATCTCCTTTACTTCCGGTTCCTAGTGTGCATTACGACACCACCATTatcaatgattataaaaaa GGTATTCAATATAACATCGGGCCGGACGGAAGTTGTATGAAGTCTACAATCAATAACAtgacaaaacaatgtataccAG ACAATGCTGAATTGACGAGCGAGGGTTCCCTAGTAATGGATTGGAACATAGTCCAGAACTTCAGATACACCATCACTGATGATATCACGACGGACGTTGACGCCACGATCTCCCGATTACGTCACCAC CATCTTGT